The window CGTCTCTACAGGTTTTGCTACCGTTGCAGTTGTTGCAGTTACGATAGGCTGATCACCCCCATATTTTTTGATACTGGCAAGAGGTAAAGTAATCTCATCCCCGATTTTCATATGAGAATCCAGTTCAGGATTTAGTTTTCTCAAATCAGTTTCAGAGATTCTGTATTGTTTTGTAATCCCGTAGATTGTTTGCTTAGGCTGCAAAATGATTTTTCCAACCGAAGTTCCCGCAATAGTGCCAACTTTTTCAGGCACTACAGTTTTAGGAGCAGCCGGAGCTACAGCCTTCTCTGTCTTTACGGCTAAAACATCTCCAATAGCCAGTTTGCCATCTTTGTGTTTAGGGTTTAGTTTCAGCAATTCATCTACAGTCATTCCATACTTCTTTGCAATGTTGTAAGGGTTATCACCTTGTACAACGGTATGCGACTTCTGGGCTGAAACTCCCAAAACCATACATAAACTGGATAGAATAAAAAACCTCTTTATCATATTCGATAATTATAATTTACAAAAATACTTCTTTAAAATTAAATGGCAACAATTATTAATTTGGAATCTTGAACCACCATCTCTTCCAAACAATTTTCAAGCCATGGATAGCCTTCATCCGAAAAGAATACGCTAAAGTTATACACTCTTTCCTGCCATATCTTGGAAGGGTGTACATCTAAAAACAGATTTTCAAGTCTTTCCAATAATTCATTCTGCTTTATTTTTTCAGCATGAAGAAGACGTTTTTTCATCCTTTTAAATGATTTCAGTTGTCTCACTTCTTCTGCTTTTACCATATTTCCAAAGGATTTCTCTGTAGTTTCAGCAGATGCTCTTAACTCAGCAAAATTGCTAATCAGCATTTCTTCTTTGCTATCCAATAATTCTAAAATAGGATTATCCTTTACAATCTTTTGGTTGGTAATCACCGTAAAATTCTGGAAGAAATCTTCTATTTTAAGATCCAATCTTTCAATTTTCTTCAATGTTTTCTCTTTCAGAAAAAGCATAGAGTTTCTTGGAATAAGGATTGGGAAAGGAATATTTAATTTTGAGAAATAATCTTTCAGTTCCAGCCAATACATGATTTCGGCATTCCCTCCGATATAGGCAAGATTAGGCAATACTTTTTCCTGATATACAGGACGCATTAAAGCATTCGGACTGAATTTCTCAGGATGATTTTCAAGTTCTGCAACAATCTCTTCTTTAGTAAATTGGATATCTGTATCTACAACAACATATTTCTGTCCATTAAAATCAATTCTGTCTCTCGTTTCAGAAAGGTAAAATAAATTAATTTCACGAGGGTTCACCTGAACTTTCCCATATTTTTCAGTCAGGAAATCGACTTTATCTTTTGAAGTTTTATGTAAACTAAAATGAAGCAGTTCGTCTTTAAAGACCTCTTTAATTTGTTCTTTAAGTTCTCTTGAATCTCCATCCAATATTAATAATCCGAATTCAGCAAAGAGACGATTGACCAAAATCTGGATTGCCTGTGTTAAAGTATTTCCAACTTTATAAGCCTCTTTCAGCATTAAGATCAATTCTGTACCGAACACAGAGTCTTTAAATTCTTTCTCAAATTCAGAGATAAAATAAGTATCATTAATCTTAATTCTGCCTACAGGGCCACCTGATTTTTCATTGATTTCATAATAATGATTCTCCGTTTTGAAGTGGTTGATCTCGGCAAAATCATGATCTTCAGAAGCCATCCAATACACAGGAACAAAATTAAAATCCGGAAAATGTTCTTTCAAATAGGTACATGTTTTGATCGTCTGCAAAATTTTATAGACAAAGAAAACAGGTCCTGAAAACAGATTCAGCTGATGACCGGTAGTAATGGTAAAAGTATTTGACAGTTTTAGGTTATTAAGATTCTCTTTCTGCTTCGAAGAAAGAGAAAAATCTGATAATTGCTTTGAAAAAGCATCAAATAGTATATTCCTCTGCTCTGAAGAAAAAGAATCTTTTTTTAAATGGATCTGCTGGCTGAAGTGCTCTACAGAAAATGTTTTATTTTCAAAACCCTCAATATTCTGATTCAAAAAATCTTTTACCAATTGAGGTATGCTTGCTATATCATTAAATGATATTTTATTAATTGTTTTCAACCTGTATCATTTTTAGTTGAACAAATACCACACAATTCCGATATTCAGTCTGAAATCGTACACCGGATAATGTGGAAATACATAAGCTTTGTTAGTAGAAATAACGGTTCCTATCTGCTGTCCTTCTATAAAGAAAAACATCTTTTTCACCTTCATATTAATATATAAATCGGCAATAGGCTGCCCTCCAATAGCGAATGAATCTTTACCAGCAAGAACATATTCATTAAGAACCGGAAAGTATTCTCTGGAATTAAATTTAGAGAAATAATACACTTTAAGTCCTGCCTGAATTTCTGCTGCCTTTTTAAATGCTTGTGTTTGGTAGAAGAAATTTGCCCTTCCCACGAAGCTTGGCATTGGAAGTAGGTTTTTATTGGTTAATGCATTTTGGAAATGCAACCTTGTATTCAAATGGAATTTACCGTAGCTGAAAGTCGCATCCCCTCCGATCTGAGAGATATTCATTGAATTCTCACTTTGCTTTGGAGCTTTATTACTGTCAAAGTATGTATAATTATCAATTCTGAAGTAGTTAGCAAAAAGTTCTGTTTTAAACCATTTCAGATTAATACTTCCGCCAAGTTCCA of the Chryseobacterium capnotolerans genome contains:
- the bshC gene encoding bacillithiol biosynthesis cysteine-adding enzyme BshC; amino-acid sequence: MKTINKISFNDIASIPQLVKDFLNQNIEGFENKTFSVEHFSQQIHLKKDSFSSEQRNILFDAFSKQLSDFSLSSKQKENLNNLKLSNTFTITTGHQLNLFSGPVFFVYKILQTIKTCTYLKEHFPDFNFVPVYWMASEDHDFAEINHFKTENHYYEINEKSGGPVGRIKINDTYFISEFEKEFKDSVFGTELILMLKEAYKVGNTLTQAIQILVNRLFAEFGLLILDGDSRELKEQIKEVFKDELLHFSLHKTSKDKVDFLTEKYGKVQVNPREINLFYLSETRDRIDFNGQKYVVVDTDIQFTKEEIVAELENHPEKFSPNALMRPVYQEKVLPNLAYIGGNAEIMYWLELKDYFSKLNIPFPILIPRNSMLFLKEKTLKKIERLDLKIEDFFQNFTVITNQKIVKDNPILELLDSKEEMLISNFAELRASAETTEKSFGNMVKAEEVRQLKSFKRMKKRLLHAEKIKQNELLERLENLFLDVHPSKIWQERVYNFSVFFSDEGYPWLENCLEEMVVQDSKLIIVAI